A stretch of Aerococcus urinaehominis DNA encodes these proteins:
- a CDS encoding G5 domain-containing protein, translating into MEKNYRYAIRKTTLGVASVAIAAFLAGQVQTVQAATSDNHEPTADAGHTPAANEQPPAGPATPAEPAVISPLAADAGNQDLPGQPVNTSLPNSAGNEPASSASPAVALYTAPTPDNAPVAGDGANAADSVPLNEAVNTAEPANAAAGDNADTTATTADAQPNYDLDEKQIKDYSESERYRSDQMEDGAGIGKDMRGEDNSGVTPSDKVEKEGFSFTVLNPTSESKDIYEYGIDIRIDKRTGQRTFTNIFVTDTRRGAPVESKRLSALKEGVELLFEDREGQKLSATYQPKAIAEVRAGRQAGFNVIFTREDLTYINNYLNQGLTLVGWRDKYTRKHPNEKLLFPDSSNFGVTFKVNPYPNENDTLGTIQVEGSSSTLNPQNVVQGQEIELEGIGIKNLDKNARKRLVGQVYWPDGEVVQEARVRLDDQGKIFVTLPKGALQEGSRFNKDQKAIQSLNVRFFARPRTLAEFEAIVRENNEFGDTFYTPTGAGTRVINHDGKEVEIDLQGIDRYDHYNFLGEVALGLDDTRFHDAKFNDGIPKGETFGELNPGDAKIIAMENTKDPENPASKTADDYKAMVEEGRVKVEIDKTGIPEGFDVKLLDNAGTQISVSVPKTAKVGDVIAFPVKYTYTNGSTDIHWFHYKVVNPDLAIPNYGVERGYAGQTLTQTPTVKDTDKKKPNRYTLDQNTAIDNKGNIWELSIDEQTGVVAATVPTGVELTGEETITVPVTSHYDNNEVAYTNAYFNALKTVENKVNHTFESDIPFETEVIYDPELETGTKEVVKKGEVGKSQTLFEQTLINGKAQDPKITTSTVKDPVNAVIRVGIKPKQAVVEIPYTTEYTFDPNKKAGEEEVTQTGINGQVTVTSTLNPETGEMTVKQEETRAPQVRKVTLGTKTEGVHTHTQDVPFGVQVKVDKSLKPGEYRVEKEGVSGKITTTWKIENSQVVGEPTTNTTPAEDAVVLVGDKAFTGNITHTTTEETPFKVQIVERDDLPKGTHQVHQQGKAGTIKRTYKQHIENGQPQGDLVEDESLRELTQAQDHIVYVGTKPLEGSTTVETTNKKPFDVKVVYDKTKPIGYIHEEGGIAGEETQSTDVSSTDGNLTTGNTTTTETKPSVTKVITVGTKDYTGEFKYEHKSPVPFETKIEFDPNMKAGTSEITTPGVLGEETTTVTQSFTNGTKGDQVVNKQQTKDPVTQVIKVGSMTEGTHTHTEDIPFDYEVKYDPNIEAGKYEIEVAGEKGTRTTKWTIKNSEIQGNPEVTETQPTKAIIKVGNKDFTGEVTHTDKKEIPFEVEIVENPNLLVGTKNVKQQGEAGEKEVTYTQAIKNGQADGELKTTENQTKAPKKHIIEVGTKPVEGNTHEVNENVNVEIEYVTDENLEKGKVETGDLVPGKVTSKLVNKIVDGKVVTEEVKEVTPAKQIIKVGAKDFTGTVTHEVKEEVPYTVRIVEDATMKPGTSRVETQGKAGSKTTKYSQDVVNGQASGDMKSEVIATTDPTEHVIHVGTAPVENSKNLSEEVPAEVEYVYDATKDKGTVEKGEYTPGKVETKVVNKYDPKTGEITTTEEKVVTPAKQKIIVGTKDFTGTFETVDKNPIPYEVEYKVDPTLEPGKEVVDQEGVLGEESTTTTHTIKNGKVESSTPGETKQTKAPVKKIVRIGAKTDGTYTHKEDVPFEVEVRVNEALAKGEHKVVQQGEKGEKSTTGTIENSKVVGEPKVETTKQAKKHIIEVGNKDFTGEVSHEVTEDLAFEVEIIEDETLDAGTIVVDQPGAKGTKTTKYTQAVKNGQADGELKSKVIQETPAQKRVVRVGKKPGTCPIPEGTETPINKDIPVEIEYVYDNTKDKGFVETGQVTPGKVESKVTAKLVDGKIIATEETLVTPAKQQIVVGTKDPSGYNGNFSHETTSEQAYKTQVIFDDTLEAGKVEEVQAGINGQTKEMVTQAVVNGVPQDKQTATQVITKPQDRIIRVGTKGVTTEKLQETIKELPVEKVVEIIKAVPQEKLVEIINEVVKVVPQESIKELIKEVPVTRIVEIVREVPVEVVKEIVKEVPADTKVVEIIKEVPVEVIKEVVKEIPADTKVVEVIKEIIKEVPVETIKEVPGIQVRYNKDLKPGEVKVVDPGEKRVTETRDGKTTVITEGRDMIVEVNCGKCETPDKPGKDEPGKDEPGENKPGKDEPGKDTPGENKPGEDKPGEDKPGKDTPGEDKPGKDTPGEDKPGENTPGEDKPGKDEPGKDTPGKDKPGKDTPGENTPGEDKPGKDKPGEDKPGDKTPEKPLQPGQPDKPNQPETGDAEKPNQPDHLVPGQDKLPQTEDAETGHDKSPQQRQTTDRPENHPADGQNQLPATGATASTSLLAFTLAGLGSVFALKGRRKED; encoded by the coding sequence GTGGAAAAGAATTATAGATACGCAATTAGGAAAACAACGCTAGGCGTGGCTAGTGTTGCGATTGCGGCTTTTTTGGCTGGACAGGTCCAAACTGTTCAGGCCGCAACCAGCGATAACCATGAGCCAACTGCTGATGCCGGCCACACGCCAGCAGCTAATGAACAGCCACCAGCAGGGCCAGCAACGCCTGCCGAACCGGCAGTCATCAGCCCGCTAGCAGCAGATGCAGGAAATCAGGACCTGCCTGGCCAACCAGTTAATACCAGCTTGCCTAATTCTGCTGGAAATGAACCCGCTAGTTCAGCCAGCCCGGCAGTTGCTCTATACACAGCACCTACGCCTGATAATGCACCGGTAGCTGGAGACGGAGCAAATGCAGCTGATTCAGTGCCATTGAATGAAGCGGTGAATACGGCTGAGCCAGCTAATGCAGCTGCAGGAGATAATGCAGATACAACTGCCACTACTGCTGACGCTCAACCGAACTACGACTTAGACGAAAAGCAAATTAAAGACTATTCCGAGTCAGAACGCTACCGTAGCGACCAAATGGAAGATGGTGCCGGGATTGGAAAAGATATGCGTGGCGAGGATAACTCTGGAGTAACGCCGTCTGATAAGGTCGAAAAAGAAGGGTTTTCTTTTACAGTATTAAATCCTACTTCAGAATCTAAGGATATATATGAATACGGGATTGATATTCGAATCGATAAGAGAACTGGCCAACGGACATTTACGAATATCTTTGTAACAGACACTCGCAGGGGGGCTCCTGTTGAAAGTAAGCGCTTATCTGCTTTAAAAGAAGGTGTTGAACTCCTGTTTGAAGATAGAGAGGGTCAAAAATTAAGTGCCACTTATCAACCTAAAGCTATTGCTGAAGTAAGAGCTGGTAGACAAGCTGGCTTCAATGTTATTTTTACCCGAGAAGATCTCACCTATATCAATAACTATTTAAATCAAGGGTTAACCCTTGTCGGTTGGCGGGATAAGTATACTAGGAAACATCCAAACGAAAAGCTCTTATTCCCAGATTCTTCTAATTTTGGAGTAACTTTTAAAGTCAATCCCTATCCAAACGAAAATGATACGCTAGGGACTATTCAAGTCGAAGGTTCGTCATCTACTCTAAACCCGCAGAATGTCGTCCAAGGTCAAGAAATCGAACTTGAAGGCATTGGCATTAAAAATTTAGATAAAAACGCTAGAAAACGTCTAGTTGGTCAAGTTTACTGGCCAGATGGGGAAGTGGTCCAAGAAGCTAGAGTCAGACTTGATGACCAAGGTAAAATTTTCGTAACTCTTCCTAAAGGCGCTCTCCAAGAGGGATCTCGTTTTAACAAAGACCAAAAAGCGATTCAAAGCCTAAATGTTCGCTTCTTTGCACGACCTAGAACGCTGGCTGAGTTTGAAGCAATTGTTAGAGAAAATAATGAATTTGGCGATACCTTTTACACCCCAACAGGTGCTGGTACACGCGTAATTAACCATGACGGTAAAGAAGTAGAAATTGATCTCCAAGGAATTGATCGTTATGACCACTACAACTTCTTAGGTGAAGTAGCATTAGGTTTAGATGATACACGCTTCCACGATGCTAAATTTAACGACGGTATTCCAAAAGGCGAAACTTTTGGCGAACTCAACCCAGGTGATGCTAAAATTATCGCTATGGAAAATACCAAAGATCCGGAAAATCCAGCATCGAAAACTGCTGACGACTATAAAGCGATGGTCGAAGAAGGCCGTGTCAAAGTAGAAATTGATAAAACGGGTATTCCAGAAGGCTTCGACGTCAAACTTTTAGACAATGCTGGCACACAAATTAGCGTATCCGTGCCTAAAACAGCTAAAGTAGGCGACGTCATTGCTTTTCCAGTTAAATATACCTACACCAACGGATCAACAGACATCCATTGGTTCCACTACAAAGTCGTTAACCCTGATTTAGCAATCCCTAATTACGGAGTTGAACGCGGTTATGCTGGTCAAACACTGACACAAACACCAACTGTCAAAGATACGGATAAGAAAAAACCAAATCGTTATACCTTAGATCAAAACACAGCAATTGATAATAAAGGTAACATTTGGGAATTATCTATTGATGAACAAACAGGTGTAGTCGCCGCAACTGTCCCAACAGGAGTTGAACTTACAGGTGAGGAAACAATCACCGTTCCGGTGACAAGTCATTACGACAATAATGAAGTTGCCTATACCAACGCTTATTTTAACGCACTTAAGACTGTTGAAAATAAGGTTAATCATACTTTTGAATCAGACATTCCGTTTGAAACTGAAGTCATCTATGACCCTGAACTTGAAACAGGTACAAAAGAAGTTGTTAAAAAAGGTGAAGTTGGTAAATCTCAAACCTTATTTGAGCAAACTCTTATCAACGGTAAAGCACAAGACCCTAAGATTACAACGTCAACCGTTAAAGACCCTGTTAATGCAGTTATCCGTGTGGGTATTAAACCTAAACAAGCAGTTGTAGAAATACCTTATACAACAGAGTATACCTTTGACCCTAATAAAAAAGCAGGGGAAGAGGAAGTAACTCAAACAGGTATTAACGGACAAGTAACTGTTACCTCAACGCTTAATCCAGAAACAGGAGAAATGACTGTTAAACAAGAAGAAACACGCGCACCACAAGTGCGAAAAGTTACTCTAGGTACAAAAACTGAAGGGGTTCACACACATACTCAAGACGTGCCTTTCGGTGTTCAAGTGAAAGTTGATAAGTCCCTTAAACCAGGTGAGTATCGTGTTGAAAAAGAGGGTGTATCAGGTAAAATCACAACTACTTGGAAGATTGAAAATTCGCAAGTAGTAGGAGAGCCTACAACTAACACCACCCCAGCTGAAGACGCTGTAGTTCTTGTTGGAGATAAAGCCTTTACAGGGAATATTACGCACACTACAACAGAAGAAACACCATTTAAAGTTCAAATTGTAGAACGTGATGACTTACCAAAAGGCACCCACCAAGTACATCAACAAGGCAAGGCTGGTACTATCAAACGTACTTATAAACAACATATTGAAAACGGTCAACCACAAGGTGATCTCGTTGAAGATGAATCTTTACGTGAATTAACCCAGGCACAAGATCATATTGTGTATGTTGGAACTAAGCCTTTAGAAGGTTCAACAACAGTTGAAACAACTAATAAGAAACCATTCGATGTTAAAGTTGTCTATGATAAGACTAAGCCTATAGGTTACATCCATGAAGAAGGTGGCATAGCCGGAGAAGAAACTCAATCAACGGATGTATCTTCTACTGATGGTAATCTTACAACAGGAAATACAACAACAACTGAGACTAAACCGTCAGTAACTAAAGTAATCACTGTTGGTACAAAAGATTATACAGGCGAGTTTAAGTATGAGCATAAGTCACCAGTACCGTTTGAAACCAAGATTGAATTCGATCCAAATATGAAGGCTGGTACCTCTGAAATTACTACACCAGGTGTACTAGGCGAAGAAACAACAACCGTTACCCAATCCTTCACTAATGGTACTAAGGGTGACCAAGTTGTTAACAAGCAACAAACCAAAGACCCAGTTACTCAAGTGATTAAGGTTGGTTCAATGACCGAAGGCACTCATACTCATACAGAAGATATTCCGTTTGATTACGAAGTGAAATACGATCCTAACATCGAAGCAGGTAAGTATGAAATAGAAGTAGCGGGCGAAAAGGGAACTCGAACAACTAAGTGGACCATTAAAAACTCTGAAATTCAAGGAAACCCAGAAGTCACTGAAACCCAACCAACCAAGGCTATTATCAAAGTAGGTAACAAGGACTTCACTGGCGAAGTGACTCATACTGATAAGAAGGAAATTCCTTTTGAAGTTGAGATCGTTGAAAATCCAAACTTACTTGTCGGTACTAAGAATGTTAAGCAACAAGGCGAAGCGGGCGAGAAGGAAGTCACTTATACCCAAGCGATTAAGAATGGTCAAGCAGATGGCGAATTGAAGACCACTGAAAACCAAACTAAGGCACCTAAGAAACACATTATTGAAGTCGGTACTAAGCCAGTTGAAGGTAATACCCACGAAGTCAACGAAAATGTTAACGTTGAAATCGAATACGTCACTGACGAAAACCTTGAAAAAGGAAAAGTTGAAACAGGCGACTTAGTTCCAGGTAAGGTAACTTCTAAGCTAGTCAACAAGATCGTTGATGGTAAAGTTGTAACCGAAGAGGTTAAGGAAGTAACCCCTGCTAAGCAAATCATTAAAGTAGGAGCTAAGGACTTCACCGGTACAGTGACGCACGAAGTCAAGGAAGAAGTGCCGTACACTGTTCGTATCGTTGAAGATGCTACCATGAAACCAGGCACTAGCCGGGTTGAAACTCAAGGTAAGGCCGGTTCTAAGACCACCAAGTACAGCCAAGATGTTGTTAACGGTCAAGCTTCAGGCGACATGAAGTCTGAAGTAATCGCAACAACTGATCCAACTGAACACGTGATCCATGTCGGTACAGCGCCAGTCGAAAACAGCAAGAACCTAAGCGAAGAAGTACCAGCTGAGGTTGAATATGTTTACGATGCAACCAAAGACAAGGGTACAGTTGAAAAGGGTGAATACACACCAGGCAAGGTAGAAACTAAGGTCGTTAATAAATACGATCCAAAGACAGGTGAAATCACAACCACCGAAGAAAAAGTGGTAACCCCTGCTAAGCAGAAGATTATTGTCGGTACTAAGGACTTCACCGGCACCTTCGAAACGGTTGATAAGAACCCAATTCCATACGAAGTGGAATACAAGGTCGATCCTACGCTTGAACCAGGTAAGGAAGTTGTTGACCAAGAAGGCGTTCTAGGTGAAGAATCAACAACCACAACCCACACCATCAAGAATGGTAAAGTTGAATCATCAACTCCAGGTGAGACTAAGCAAACCAAGGCACCAGTTAAGAAAATTGTCAGAATTGGCGCCAAGACAGATGGCACTTATACTCACAAGGAAGACGTACCATTTGAAGTGGAAGTTCGCGTAAATGAAGCATTAGCTAAGGGCGAACACAAGGTTGTTCAACAAGGCGAGAAGGGTGAGAAATCAACCACAGGTACCATCGAGAACTCTAAGGTAGTTGGCGAGCCGAAAGTTGAAACAACTAAACAAGCTAAGAAACATATTATTGAGGTCGGCAACAAGGACTTCACCGGCGAGGTTAGCCATGAAGTCACTGAAGACCTAGCCTTTGAAGTGGAAATCATTGAAGATGAGACCCTTGATGCGGGAACTATTGTGGTTGACCAACCAGGTGCCAAGGGTACTAAGACAACCAAGTACACCCAAGCGGTCAAGAATGGCCAAGCCGATGGTGAATTGAAGTCTAAAGTGATTCAAGAAACACCTGCTCAAAAACGTGTAGTTAGAGTTGGTAAGAAACCAGGAACTTGCCCAATTCCTGAAGGCACTGAAACACCAATCAACAAAGACATCCCAGTTGAAATCGAGTATGTTTACGATAACACCAAGGACAAAGGCTTTGTCGAAACTGGTCAGGTGACCCCAGGTAAGGTTGAATCTAAGGTGACTGCTAAGCTAGTTGATGGCAAGATTATCGCTACTGAAGAAACACTAGTAACGCCGGCTAAACAACAGATTGTTGTTGGCACTAAGGATCCATCTGGATACAACGGTAACTTTAGCCACGAAACGACTTCTGAACAGGCTTATAAGACCCAAGTCATTTTTGATGACACGCTAGAAGCTGGTAAGGTCGAAGAAGTACAAGCTGGTATCAACGGTCAAACCAAGGAAATGGTGACCCAAGCAGTTGTTAACGGCGTGCCGCAAGACAAACAAACAGCTACTCAAGTTATCACTAAGCCACAAGACCGGATTATCCGTGTGGGAACCAAGGGTGTGACGACTGAGAAACTGCAAGAAACGATTAAAGAACTACCAGTTGAGAAAGTGGTAGAAATTATCAAAGCAGTGCCTCAAGAAAAACTAGTTGAAATCATCAACGAAGTTGTCAAAGTGGTACCGCAAGAATCAATCAAAGAATTGATTAAGGAAGTCCCAGTGACCCGTATTGTGGAAATCGTTAGGGAAGTCCCTGTCGAAGTGGTTAAAGAGATCGTCAAGGAAGTTCCTGCCGACACCAAGGTGGTTGAAATCATCAAGGAAGTGCCTGTCGAAGTGATTAAGGAAGTCGTTAAAGAAATCCCTGCTGACACCAAAGTGGTTGAAGTCATCAAGGAAATCATTAAGGAAGTCCCAGTCGAGACCATCAAAGAAGTTCCTGGTATCCAAGTGCGCTATAATAAGGACTTGAAACCAGGTGAGGTCAAAGTTGTTGACCCAGGTGAAAAACGTGTCACTGAAACTAGGGATGGTAAGACGACAGTAATCACTGAAGGTCGCGATATGATTGTTGAAGTAAACTGTGGCAAGTGTGAAACCCCTGACAAACCAGGCAAAGATGAGCCGGGCAAGGATGAGCCAGGTGAGAACAAACCAGGCAAGGACGAGCCAGGTAAGGACACACCAGGTGAGAACAAACCAGGCGAAGACAAGCCAGGTGAAGACAAACCAGGCAAGGACACACCAGGTGAAGATAAGCCAGGCAAGGACACACCAGGTGAAGATAAGCCAGGTGAAAACACACCGGGTGAAGATAAACCAGGTAAAGATGAACCAGGCAAGGATACACCAGGCAAAGATAAGCCAGGCAAGGACACACCAGGCGAGAACACACCGGGTGAAGACAAGCCAGGCAAGGACAAACCAGGTGAAGATAAGCCAGGCGACAAAACGCCTGAGAAGCCGTTGCAACCAGGCCAACCTGACAAGCCTAATCAGCCAGAAACTGGTGATGCTGAAAAACCAAATCAGCCAGATCACTTAGTTCCAGGCCAAGATAAACTACCGCAAACTGAAGATGCTGAAACTGGTCATGATAAGTCGCCGCAACAAAGACAAACGACTGACCGACCAGAAAACCACCCAGCTGATGGTCAAAATCAACTACCAGCGACAGGTGCGACCGCTTCAACAAGTCTATTAGCCTTTACCTTGGCTGGACTTGGTTCAGTATTTGCGCTGAAAGGTCGTCGTAAAGAAGACTAA